One Micromonospora sp. WMMD812 genomic window carries:
- a CDS encoding DinB family protein — protein MPAAYAHSDQFRGAHIHLCDLAGLEIRDCEVSGLKIVDCYGGDVYLGGAFERLVVNDVDVTAYVEAELDRQHPTRVLARDAASPVDYRTAWDAIETQWEATLDRARLLPEAKLHEQVNGEWSFVETQRHLLMAGDAWLGNAVLEEDAPYHRLGLPHGGMPPDTAAKLGLTLDATPTLDEVLAPRLARMATMRRVVDGLTETELDRVCGRKPADPYPDQEYVVRRCLTVVLKEEAEHHRYAVRDLAVLEAGA, from the coding sequence ATGCCTGCCGCGTACGCCCACAGTGACCAGTTCCGTGGTGCCCACATCCACCTCTGCGATCTTGCCGGCCTTGAGATTCGCGATTGCGAGGTCAGCGGCCTGAAGATCGTGGACTGCTACGGGGGCGACGTCTACCTCGGTGGCGCCTTCGAGCGTCTCGTTGTTAACGACGTCGACGTGACTGCCTACGTCGAGGCCGAGCTCGACCGGCAGCATCCCACGCGGGTGCTGGCGCGTGACGCCGCGTCCCCCGTCGACTACCGGACTGCTTGGGATGCCATCGAGACGCAGTGGGAGGCGACGCTCGACCGCGCCAGACTGCTGCCCGAGGCCAAGCTGCACGAGCAGGTCAACGGCGAGTGGTCGTTCGTCGAGACCCAACGGCACCTGCTGATGGCCGGCGATGCCTGGCTTGGTAACGCCGTGCTCGAGGAGGATGCGCCGTATCACCGGTTGGGCCTTCCGCACGGCGGGATGCCGCCCGACACAGCGGCGAAGCTCGGCCTCACCCTCGACGCCACCCCGACGCTCGACGAGGTACTCGCGCCGCGGCTCGCCCGCATGGCCACGATGCGGCGTGTCGTCGACGGGCTGACCGAGACCGAGCTCGATCGGGTGTGTGGTCGCAAGCCGGCGGACCCATATCCAGACCAGGAGTACGTCGTGCGCCGCTGCCTCACGGTGGTGCTCAAGGAAGAGGCCGAGCATCACCGTTACGCGGTACGCGACCTCGCCGTGCTTGAGGCCGGTGCCTGA
- a CDS encoding DUF1152 domain-containing protein: MNPAALTADLGAFSLAVPPLFAALAPARNILIAGAGGGFDVYAGLPLAFTLWRGGAQVHLASLSFSELELIDQEAWVAEHVAAVRPGTTSPDWYFPERTLARWLAAQELPSTVYAFPPLGVQPLRAAYRHLVEQLNIDAVVLVDGGTDVLLRGDESDLGTPVEDITSLAAVRGLDVPVKLVTSLGFGIDAYDGVNHVQVLENLAALDRDGGYLGALSIPGSSREAALYRDAVADALAATPNRPSIVQGQIAAATSGAFGDVRFSRRTGDGDLFVNPLMAIYFTVDLDKLAARCLYLDRIENTVGRRQVITRIHAFRDELLNARVPRAFPH; encoded by the coding sequence ATGAACCCTGCTGCTCTGACTGCCGACCTCGGTGCGTTCTCGTTGGCCGTTCCGCCGCTGTTTGCCGCGCTGGCTCCGGCGCGGAACATCCTCATCGCCGGAGCGGGCGGGGGCTTCGACGTGTACGCCGGGCTGCCGTTGGCGTTCACCCTGTGGCGCGGCGGCGCCCAGGTGCATCTGGCCAGCCTGTCCTTCTCCGAGCTCGAGTTGATCGACCAGGAGGCGTGGGTAGCGGAGCACGTCGCGGCGGTGCGGCCCGGCACCACCAGCCCGGACTGGTACTTCCCCGAACGGACGCTCGCCCGGTGGCTGGCGGCTCAGGAGCTGCCGTCGACCGTGTACGCCTTTCCGCCGCTCGGTGTCCAACCGCTTCGGGCGGCGTACCGGCACCTGGTCGAACAACTCAACATCGATGCGGTCGTGCTGGTCGACGGCGGCACCGACGTCCTGCTGCGCGGCGACGAAAGCGATCTCGGCACCCCGGTGGAGGACATCACCAGCCTGGCCGCCGTGCGCGGGCTGGACGTGCCGGTCAAGCTGGTGACCAGTCTCGGCTTCGGCATCGACGCGTACGACGGCGTCAACCACGTCCAGGTGCTGGAGAACCTCGCCGCCCTCGACCGCGACGGCGGCTACCTCGGCGCCCTGTCCATCCCCGGTTCCAGCCGGGAGGCGGCGCTGTACCGCGATGCTGTCGCCGACGCCCTGGCCGCCACCCCGAACCGGCCGAGCATCGTCCAGGGACAGATCGCCGCCGCCACCAGCGGCGCGTTCGGAGACGTCCGGTTCAGCCGGCGCACCGGAGACGGGGACCTGTTCGTCAACCCGCTGATGGCGATCTACTTCACCGTCGACCTCGACAAACTCGCCGCCCGATGCCTGTACCTTGACCGCATCGAGAACACGGTCGGCAGGCGACAGGTCATCACGCGCATCCACGCGTTCCGCGACGAACTCCTCAACGCACGCGTCCCCCGCGCGTTCCCCCACTGA
- a CDS encoding MFS transporter — protein MSAHRSSIHRVLVFLQRLITSPFGRRTRRLRSAPAAPHHADETVSRNVRLLGWFNFLGDFRMYGPIMVIYFAQVTGSYTAAASLLALKMLSSAAFEVPTGVLADRLGRRGTMIAGAVVMVAAHLGYAGASGYGLLLAAVVLEGLATSLWSGNNDALLYDTLLGADREEEFPRHSGRVNSMFQLALALAAAIGGVVAGAWSLRAVVVLSVVPQVLCVLVALRVREPRVHGPLESNVLVHLGSALRGLRRNPVLRRMTLVSALRYSSESAAQLSPVFVAGLWPLWALGLWRTFGHGVAFVGFRVSGWVIGRVGAARTLLFGELFDNVANFVALVKPTVFSPVLLGSPAYGMSTIAQQTLLQREFTDRERATMGSLGSLLGSVLYALVAVGVGLVADRWGIVAALLAIQAVVLVALPLAWSVHAHALRPPTYPDAPLAGTTAGETA, from the coding sequence GTGTCCGCTCATCGTTCCTCGATTCACCGTGTCCTTGTCTTTCTCCAACGCCTGATCACTTCCCCGTTCGGGAGGAGAACTCGACGGCTCAGGTCAGCTCCGGCTGCTCCACACCATGCTGATGAGACCGTCAGCCGCAACGTTCGCCTGCTGGGCTGGTTCAACTTCCTCGGCGACTTCCGCATGTACGGGCCAATCATGGTCATCTACTTCGCGCAGGTCACCGGCTCGTACACAGCCGCCGCAAGCCTGCTGGCGCTGAAAATGCTGTCCTCCGCGGCGTTCGAAGTCCCCACCGGCGTGCTCGCCGACCGGCTCGGGCGTCGCGGCACGATGATCGCCGGTGCCGTCGTCATGGTGGCCGCCCACCTCGGGTACGCCGGCGCTTCCGGCTACGGCCTCCTCCTGGCAGCTGTTGTGCTGGAGGGATTGGCGACCTCACTGTGGAGCGGCAACAACGACGCGCTTCTGTACGACACTCTGCTCGGAGCCGACCGGGAGGAGGAGTTCCCCCGGCACTCGGGCCGTGTGAACTCGATGTTCCAGCTCGCGCTCGCGCTGGCGGCAGCCATAGGTGGCGTGGTCGCCGGCGCGTGGTCGCTGCGTGCGGTGGTCGTGCTGTCGGTCGTGCCGCAGGTGCTGTGCGTGCTCGTCGCCTTGCGGGTCCGGGAACCGCGGGTGCACGGCCCGCTGGAATCGAACGTGCTGGTGCATCTCGGATCGGCCCTGCGCGGCCTCCGCCGTAATCCGGTGCTCCGCCGGATGACTCTGGTGTCGGCGCTTCGTTACAGCAGCGAAAGCGCGGCTCAGTTGTCGCCTGTTTTCGTGGCAGGGCTGTGGCCGCTCTGGGCGCTGGGCCTGTGGCGCACCTTCGGCCATGGCGTGGCCTTCGTCGGTTTCCGCGTCAGTGGTTGGGTGATCGGCCGGGTGGGCGCGGCCCGCACTTTGCTGTTCGGTGAGCTGTTCGACAACGTGGCGAACTTCGTGGCGCTGGTCAAGCCGACGGTATTTTCGCCCGTGCTGCTTGGGTCACCGGCCTACGGCATGTCGACGATCGCCCAGCAGACGTTGCTGCAGCGCGAGTTCACCGATCGGGAACGCGCGACGATGGGTTCGCTCGGGTCGCTGCTCGGCAGCGTGCTGTACGCGCTCGTCGCCGTGGGGGTCGGCCTGGTGGCAGACCGTTGGGGCATCGTCGCGGCGTTGCTCGCGATCCAGGCAGTGGTCCTGGTCGCACTTCCGCTCGCCTGGTCGGTGCACGCACACGCTCTCCGACCGCCCACTTACCCCGACGCCCCTTTGGCCGGAACGACAGCAGGAGAGACGGCATGA